One genomic region from Colletotrichum lupini chromosome 7, complete sequence encodes:
- a CDS encoding SUR7 protein, with product MGVGRVICVALPFILSVGSMIFLLVAALGGVSNKDLYMFRVNLTDLEINPASVSSIVSRDVKAVNFGKYHDRALLTGDGDNAITKAATDSSTTQTSNITAADLGLDNLYDIALWGYCTTDTNGDKTCTKAKFDWASSYLNTSTLETIGTAAGRKIELPDEVTTALSAFKTATKWTQVAYIIAFIALGLEIVFGIFANCTRVMSCITFLVASLASVAVCASAALSTAMSVIVVGAVEGTAKYYGVSAGFNNSFLALIWISAALALGAGFFWMFTICCCAPSHTRKDRKRNSDGEKLLPQSSSYQPIHEENGYYKQQQATQYGAPRYASGARGDTAYEPYSHRS from the coding sequence ATGGGTGTCGGCCGTGTTATCTGCGTGGCTCTGCCATTCATCCTCAGCGTTGGTTCCATGATCTTCCTGCTGGTTGCTGCTCTCGGCGGTGTTTCCAACAAGGACCTTTACATGTTCCGCGTCAACCTCACCGATCTCGAGATCAACCCTGCTTCCGTATCAAGTATAGTCTCAAGGGACGTCAAGGCAGTCAACTTTGGAAAGTACCACGACCGCGCTCTTCTCACCGGCGATGGTGACAACGCCATCACCAAGGCTGCCACCGACTCCTCCACCACTCAGACCAGTAACATCACCGCTGCCGACCTTGGCCTCGACAACCTCTACGACATCGCTCTCTGGGGTTACTGCACCACCGACACCAACGGCGACAAGACCTGCACCAAGGCCAAGTTCGACTGGGCTTCATCTTACCTGAACACCTCCACCCTCGAGACCATTGGCACTGCTGCCGGCCGCAAGATCGAGCTTCCTGATGAGGTTACCACTGCCCTCTCCGCCTTCAAGACCGCTACCAAGTGGACTCAGGTTGCCTACATCATCGCCTTCATCGCCCTGGGTCTCGAGATCGTCTTCGGCATCTTCGCCAACTGCACTCGTGTCATGTCCTGCATTACCTTCCTCGTCGCATCTCTCGCTTCCGTCGCCGTTTGCGCTTCCGCCGCTCTCTCCACCGCCATGTCTGTCATTGTCGTTGGCGCTGTTGAGGGTACTGCCAAGTACTACGGTGTCTCTGCCGGCTTCAACAACAGCTTCCTCGCCCTCATCTGGATCTCTGCCGCTCTCGCTCTTGGCGCCGGCTTCTTCTGGATGTTCACCATCTGCTGCTGCGCTCCCAGCCACACCCGCAAGGACCGCAAGCGCAACAGCGATGGCGAGAAGCTTCTTCCCCAGTCCAGCAGCTACCAGCCCATTCACGAGGAGAACGGCTACTACAAGCAGCAGCAGGCTACCCAGTACGGTGCTCCCCGCTACGCCAGCGGTGCCCGTGGTGACACTGCTTACGAGCCTTACTCCCACCGCTCTTAA
- a CDS encoding calcineurin-like phosphoesterase has translation MGNQPSKEGGHASTKGPGGDGTAEPLKSYPSFGRSDTKDSSRSFKALRSKIPGSSKTDSPRNSVITSPTEEKSDAASVKSGKSAKSGVPRSRNDSATSPTSPSTDIESPLDDSQPPPSPTQSSTIKSGVHDVSAAQASGEVDHVSDQPPCAGGSLNTHMQQPGKSILATKNADGAATPVAKTSSTNSGDRHEGGVAMSEIKDIDLDDFIKRLLDAGYAGKVTKSVCLKNAEIVAICQRAREVFLSQPALLELDAPVKIVGDVHGQYTDLLRMFEMCGFPPSSNYLCLGDYVDRGKQSLETILLLLCYKLKFPENFFLLRGNHECANVTRVYGFYDECKRRCNVKIWKTFIDCFNTLPIAAIVAGKIFCVHGGLSPALSHMDDIRNIARPTDVPDYGLLNDLLWSDPADMEQDWEANERGVSYCFGKRVILDFLATHDFDLICRAHMVVEDGYEFFNDRVLVTVFSAPNYCGEFDNWGAVMSVSNELLCSFELLKPLDSSALKSHIKKGRNKRQSMLNSPNISDQNTIGEACGSGGITNTLGRWNSPKDMSAYSDRS, from the exons ATGGGAAACCAGCCATCCAAGGAGGGTGGCCACGCTTCCACCAAAGGCCCCGGTGGCGACGGCACCGCTGAACCTCTCAAGTCCTACCCTTCCTTTGGCAGATCCGACACCAAGGACTCTTCCCGCTCCTTCAAGGCCCTGAGGTCCAAGATCCCCGGCTCGAGCAAGACGGACAGCCCAAGGAACTCAGTCATCACCTCCCCTACCGAAGAAAAATCCGACGCTGCTTCGGTCAAGTCGGGGAAAAGCGCAAAGTCCGGTGTCCCCCGAAGCCGCAATGACTCCGCCACGTCGCCGACGTCCCCCTCGACTGACATTGAATCCCCGCTCGATGACTCTCAGCCGCCGCCATCCCCGACCCAGTCCAGCACGATCAAGAGCGGTGTTCACGACGTGAGCGCAGCGCAGGCATCAGGAGAGGTCGACCACGTCTCCGACCAACCCCCTTGTGCCGGAGGCAGTCTCAATACTCACATGCAGCAGCCGGGCAAGTCCATCCTGGCCACCAAGAACGCAGATGGCGCTGCAACCCCGGTCGCCAAAACCTCGTCGACAAACTCGGGGGATAGACATGAGGGAGGTGTTGCCATGAGCGAGATCAAGGACATCGACCTCGACGACTTCATCAAGCGTCTTCTAGACGCGGGCTACGCTGGAAAGGTCACAAAGAGCGTATGCTTGAAGAACGCCGAAATTGTCGCAATCTGCCAACGGGCTCGCGAAGTGTTCCTCTCCCAACCCGCTCTTCTGGAGCTTGACGCCCCGGTCAAGATTGTTGGTGACGTACACGGCCAATACACGGACCTGCTTCGCATGTTCGAGATGTGTGGCTTCCCGCCCTCATCCAACTACCTCTGCCTGGGCGACTACGTCGACCGTGGCAAGCAGTCTCTCGAGACAATCCTGCTGCTTCTGTGCTACAAGCTCAAGTTCCCCGAAAATTTCTTCTTGCTGAGAGGAAACCACGAGTGCGCCAATGTTACGAGAGTGTACGGTTTTTACGACGAGTGCAAGCGCCGCTGCAATGTCAAGATCTGGAAGACCTTCATTGACTGCTTCAACACCCTCCCGATTGCTGCCATCGTCGCTGGCAAAATTTTCTGTGTGCACGGAGGTCTCTCCCCCGCCCTCAGCCACATGGACGACATTCGCAACATTGCTCGACCTACCGATGTTCCCGACTACGGCCTGCTGAACGACCTATTGTGGTCTGATCCGGCTGACATGGAGCAAGACTGGGAGGCCAACGAGAGAGGCGTGAGCTATTGTTTCGGCAAAAGAGTGATATTGGATTTCCTTGCGACCCACGACTTTGACTTGATTTGTCGAGCGCACATGGTGGTTGAGGACGGCTACGAATTCTTCAACGATAGAGTCCTTGTAACGGTCTTCAGCGCCCCCAAC TATTGTGGCGAGTTCGACAACTGGGGTGCGGTCATGTCCGTTTCGAATGAATTGCTTTGCAGCTTCGAGCTGCTTAAGCCGCTAGACTCGAGTGCGCTGAAGAGCCACATTAAGAAGGGCAGGAACAAGAGACAGAGCATGCTCAACAGTCCG AACATTTCAGATCAGAACACAATAGGCGAAGCATGCGGTTCCGGCGGCATCACCAATACCCTCGGCAGGTGGAATTCCCCGAAGGACATGAGCGCCTACTCGGACCGGTCATAA
- a CDS encoding dihydrouridine synthase, protein MENQAPQIDESEQRAAKRLKVDDSTPQQTEQVAKPAEAQAAEERVAVDEATKRVEPVPATGNGEKADVPMSEAPAVEKPDEGESAKPKQDARDVRKGQAPIKAEFLIHREGQVKEQDEVVDDDAAEGRDQGDARDSRDARDSRDGRDKRDKKKREKGQNKERTFGHFDDNLRLCNTRAYAPEFSPRECKFGERCNMLHDLRKYLREGRREDLETFEGKCPVYEQFGVCSSGWKCRFVKSHMKEVDHEDGRKELVLVEEPKEATKTSGEAPAETGREDLRPGVYNNTENQLKIDLSRKRIDFTETDKYISWMNKEAKLGDAFHQRRKDQVISTQEDLRAQFVDPPLKPSEKRKLYFGKETPALAPLTTQGNLPFRRLCVELGAQLTYSEMALGMPLVQGVKNDWALMKAHESEISPPRVNPGSNIVQGYDNARDLKFGAQISGSQAWHCVKSADLLNRYVPHLRLIDLNCGCPIDMVFKSGGGSALLEAHGKLERMVRGMNTVSGEIPITVKLRTGVRQNRPTATTILGKLAFGSRENRDRLGAPGCAAITLHGRSREQRYTKKADWGYIAECAAMIKAYNEQKDDITDTAREADESTLPNAKDGRMFFLGNGDCYSHVEYFEHVEKAKVDTLMIGRGALVKPWLFEEIEKGQYLDKSATERLAYVEKFCRYGMEAWGTDELGIGFTRRFLLEWLSFSHRYVPLGLLEHLPPDLNDRPPAYRGRDDLETLLASKNYKDWIKISEMFLGPAHPNFTFQPKHKSHAYEAEG, encoded by the exons ATGGAGAACCAAGCGCCCCAGATCGACGAGTCTGAGCAACGCGCAGCGAAGCGTCTTAAGGTGGACGATTCCACGCCGCAGCAGACTGAGCAGGTTGCGAAGCCTGCCGAGGCTCAGGCTGCTGAGGAACGCGTTGCTGTCGATGAGGCTACGAAGCGCGTGGAGCCTGTCCCTGCCACTGGCAACGGTGAGAAGGCTGATGTCCCGATGAGCGAGGCACCTGCTGTCGAAAAGCCGGACGAGGGGGAGTCTGCAAAGCCGAAGCAAGATGCCAGAGACGTGAGAAAGGGCCAGGCGCCAATCAAGGCCGA GTTTCTCATTCACAGGGAGGGTCAAGTGAAGGAGCAAGATGAGGTCGTCGACGATGATGCTGCCGAGGGTCGTGACCAGGGCGATGCTCGCGATAGCCGCGATGCCCGTGACAGTCGTGACGGCCGTGACAAGCGCGAcaagaagaagcgggaaaAGGGCCAGAACAAGGAGCGCACCTTTGGTCACTTTGACGACAATCTCCGCCTCTGCAACACCCGCGCCTACGCCCCCGAGTTCTCCCCGCGCGAATGCAAGTTTGGAGAGCGATGCAACATGCTTCATGATCTGCGCAAGTATCTCAGGGAGGGCCGCCGCGAGGACCTCGAGACCTTTGAGGGCAAGTGCCCCGTTTACGAGCAGTTCGGGGTCTGCTCGTCCGGCTGGAAGTGTCGCTTCGTCAAGAGCCACATGAAGGAGGTTGACCACGAGGACGGCCGCAAGGAGCTTGTTCTCGTCGAGGAGCCCAAGGAGGCCACGAAGACGAGCGGCGAAGCGCCCGCCGAGACCGGTCGCGAAGATCTCCGTCCCGGCGTCTACAACAACACCGAGAACCAGCTGAAGATCGACCTCAGCCGCAAGCGCATCGACTTCACGGAGACCGATAAGTACATCTCCTGGATGAACAAGGAGGCGAAGCTGGGCGATGCGTTCCACCAGCGCCGCAAAGACCAAGTGATTAGCACCCAGGAGGACCTTCGCGCGCAGTTTGTCGACCCGCCCCTGAAGCCGTCCGAGAAGCGCAAGCTGTACTTTGGTAAGGAGACGCCCGCCCTGGCGCCCCTGACCACCCAGGGCAACCTGCCCTTCCGCCGCCTCTGCGTCGAGCTTGGCGCGCAACTCACCTACTCCGAGATGGCCCTGGGTATGCCCTTGGTTCAAGGTGTCAAGAACGACTGGGCGCTGATGAAGGCCCACGAGTCCGAGATCAGCCCGCCCCGTGTCAACCCGGGCAGCAACATCGTCCAGGGCTACGATAACGCGCGCGATCTCAAGTTTGGAGCCCAGATCTCCGGCAGCCAGGCATGGCACTGTGTAAAGTCGGCCGATCTTCTTAACCGCTACGTGCCCCACCTGCGCCTCATCGACCTCAACTGCGGCTGCCCCATCGACATGGTCTTCAAGTCGGGCGGCGGCTCCGCGCTGCTCGAGGCCCACGGCAAGCTGGAGCGCATGGTCCGCGGCATGAACACCGTGTCCGGCGAGATCCCCATCACCGTCAAGCTCCGCACCGGCGTCAGGCAGAACCGCCCGACGGCGACGACCATCCTCGGCAAGCTCGCCTTTGGCTCCCGCGAGAACCGCGACCGGCTCGGCGCCCCCGGCTGCGCGGCCATCACCCTCCACGGCCGCAGCAGGGAGCAGCGGTACACCAAGAAGGCCGACTGGGGCTACATTGCCGAGTGCGCCGCCATGATCAAGGCCTACAACGAGCAAAAGGACGACATCACCGACACGGCCCGCGAGGCGGACGAGTCCACCCTCCCCAACGCCAAGGACGGCCGCATGTTCTTCCTCGGCAACGGCGACTGCTACTCCCACGTCGAGTACTTTGAGCACGTCGAAAAGGCCAAGGTCGACACCCTCATGATTGGCCGCGGCGCCCTCGTCAAGCCCTGGCTCTTTGAGGAGATTGAAAAGGGCCAGTACCTCGACAAGTCGGCGACGGAGCGCCTGGCGTACGTGGAGAAGTTTTGCCGCTACGGCATGGAGGCCTGGGGCACCGACGAGCTGGGCATCGGCTTCACGCGCCGCTTCCTGCTCGAGTGGCTCAGCTTCTCGCACCGCTACGTGCCCCTCGGCCTGCTGGAGCACCTGCCGCCCGATCTGAACGATCGCCCGCCGGCGTACCGCGGTCGCGACGACCTGGAGACGCTGCTTGCTAGTAAGAACTACAAGGATTGGATCAAGATTAG CGAGATGTTCCTCGGTCCCGCTCACCCCAACTTTACGTTCCAGCCCAAGCACAAGTCTCACGCCTACGAGGCCGAGGGCTAG
- a CDS encoding Pex13 protein has product MSKKIITVFGATGAQGGSVVNIFLNDAKLSKDWQVRGVTRDAAKDSSKALAAKGVEVVAADLGDKASLAAAVKGASAVFAVTNYWDKMDKELEIQQGKNIADAALEAGVEHFIFSSLLDVNKLSKGALPDVYHFDSKAAVEEYIRTTSLPATFFLPGFYMANLPGGMFRQTPPDNAWGLSLPVPASAPIPLFDAATDTGKFVKGIVLHREKVLGKRVYAATSYVTAGEAVEAFKKVYPEAGKTARFNELTHEQFKGALKGQGMPDFVAEEMLQNMRLLDEFGYYGGEKLDESHAIVEDKLTTWEEHVKNAKAFSGLSLQDASAEGRDCGAGARPGPLTSELTDPPAFSYPWPIPDPIFPSPLSNTSQNVVRILFFTASPIEVDLSKENFFLAGKVIMASPPKPWERAGAPTTAASITPMSAASIATPTPATSLSGGTPPAVPERPASLASTVDQNAAAYSRAGLGAAASPYGSYGGGAYSSPYSSPYSRMGSYGGYGGGMYGGGMYGGGYGGGMYGGGMYGGGMGMGGMGGMGGPNDPNSLTNRFNNSTQATFQMLEGVVGAFGGFAQMLESTYMATHSSFFAMVSVAEQFSNLRDTLGSILGIFTLMRWIRTLIAKITGRPPPADATALTPAAFAKFEGRSPIGPDGAPLGPPKASRKPLFFFLLAAFGLPYLMRKMINTMAASAEEEERRRMALAGAQQPLDPSKLDYCRLLYDYAPQPGNAVKDVDMEVRKGDLVAVLSKSDPIGNPSEWWRCRARDGRTGYLPSTYLEVIRRPGQPLAAIKGAPSDSSRTNSLTGAAPEKGPEIKTKIGDVSPESFQKSVFYN; this is encoded by the exons ATGTCCAAGAAGATCATCACCGTGTTCGGCGCCACGGGCGCTCAGGGCGGCAGCGTCGTCAACATCTTCCTTAACGATGCCAAGCTCAGCAAGGATTGGCAGGTCCGCGGCGTCACCCGCGATGCCGCCAAGGACTCGTCCAAGGCTCTCGCGGCCAAGGGCGTCGAGGTTGTCGCT GCCGACCTCGGTGACAAGGCTTCGCTGGCTGCCGCTGTCAAGGGCGCTTCGGCCGTCTTCGCCGTGACCAACTACTGGGACAAGATGGACAAGGAGCTGGAGATCCAGCAGGGCAAGAACATTGCCGACGCGGCTCTGGAGGCTGGCGTCGAGCATTTCATCTTCAGCTCCCTCCTCGACGTCAACAAAC TATCCAAGGGCGCCCTCCCCGACGTGTACCACTTTGACAGCAAGGCCGCCGTCGAAGAGTACATCCGTACGACCTCCCTCCCCGCAACCTTCTTCCTCCCGGGCTTCTACATGGCCAACCTCCCCGGAGGCATGTTCCGCCAGACGCCCCCCGACAACGCCTGGGGCCTCAGCCTCCCCGTGCCGGCCAGCGCGCCCATCCCCTTGTTTGACGCAGCGACCGACACGGGCAAGTTTGTAAAGGGCATCGTGCTGCACCGCGAAAAGGTGCTCGGCAAGCGGGTATACGCGGCGACGAGCTACGTGACGGCGGGCGAGGCGGTCGAGGCGTTCAAGAAGGTGTACCCGGAGGCGGGCAAGACGGCGCGGTTCAACGAGCTCACGCACGAGCAGTTCAAGGGCGCGCTCAAGGGCCAGGGGATGCCGGATTTCGTGGCTGAGGAGATGTTGCAGAACATGAGGCTGCTCGACGAGTTTGGGTACTATGGTGGGGAGAAGCTGGACGAGTCGCACGCGATTGTTGAGGATAAGTTGACGACGTGGGAGGAGCATGTGAAGAATGCCAAGGCCTTTTCTGGACTGTC GCTGCAAGATGCCTCGGCAGAAGGACGTGACTGCGGCGCGGGTGCGAGGCCTGGGCCGCTCACGTCGGAACTAAC CGACCCTCCAGCTTTCTCTTACCCGTGGCCCATCCCCGACCCTATCTTTCCCTCTCCTCTCTCCAACACGTCGCAAAACGTCGTTCGAATCCTCTTTTTCACTGCATCTCCCATTGAGGTTGATT TATCCAAGGAAAACTTCTTCCTCGCGGGAAAAGTAATTATGGCTTCCCCTCCAAAGCCCTGGGAACGGGCCGGTGCTCCAACAACAGCTGCCTCAA TCACACCCATGTCTGCCGCATCTATCGCGACCCCGACACCGGCCACATCCCTCTCCGGTGGTACCCCGCCCGCCGTTCCCGAACGACCTGCCTCTCTCGCCTCCACGGTTGACCAAAACGCTGCCGCTTATAGCAGAGCAGGCTTAGGTGCGGCCGCCAGTCCCTACGGCTCATACGGCGGCGGTGCCTACTCTTCTCCCTATAGTAGCCCATACTCAAGGATGGGTTCCTACGGCGGCTACGGCGGTGGTATGTACGGTGGTGGCATGTATGGCGGTGGCTACGGCGGTGGTATGTATGGAGGAGGCATGTACGGCGGCGGTATGGGCATGGGCGGTATGGGAGGCATGGGAGGGCCCAACGACCCGAACAGCCTTACCAACAGATTCAACAACAGCACGCAGGCGACATTCCAAATGTTGGAAGGCGTCGTTGGTGCCTTTGGAGGCTTTGCCCAGATGTTGGAGAGCACATACATGGCCACACACTCAAGCTTCTTTG CAATGGTGTCAGTAGCAGAGCAATTCAGCAACCTTAGGGATACCTTGGGCTCGATACTCGGTATCTTCACCTTGATGCGTTGGATCCGAACCCTCATCGCCAAGATCACCGGCCGCCCGCCTCCAGCCGACGCGACCGCGCTCACGCCAGCAGCCTTTGCCAAATTCGAAGGCCGATCGCCCATCGGCCCCGACGGTGCTCCCCTGGGACCCCCCAAGGCTTCCCGCAAgccgctcttcttcttcctccttgCCGCCTTCGGTCTCCCGTACCTGATGCGCAAGATGATCAACACCATGGCTGCATCtgcggaagaagaggaacgTCGCCGTATGGCTCTGGCCGGCGCGCAACAGCCCTTGGACCCGTCCAAGCTTGATTACTGCCGTCTCCTGTACGACTACGCTCCTCAGCCTGGCAACGCCGTCAAGGACGTTGACATGGAAGTGCGCAAGGGCGACCTTGTCGCTGTTCTCTCCAAGAGCGATCCTATCGGTAACCCTAGCGAGTGGTGGAGGTGCCGCGCGCGTGATGGCCGTACCGGCTACCTCCCCTCGACCTACCTCGAGGTGATTAGGCGACCTGGTCAGCCTCTCGCTGCCATCAAGGGTGCGCCCAGCGACAGCAGTCGAACCAACTCGCTCACTGGCGCCGCTCCCGAAAAGGGACCGGAGATCAAGACGAAGATCGGAGACGTTTCGCCCGAGAGCTTTCAGAAGAGCGTGTTCTACaactaa